From the genome of Anopheles moucheti chromosome 3, idAnoMoucSN_F20_07, whole genome shotgun sequence, one region includes:
- the LOC128305115 gene encoding elongation of very long chain fatty acids protein 4-like, with product MESNVTETIGESLQQQFDHWYTFLVEDLSDKRTAHLPFLHSPLWPVSVLSLYFLLVFYWIPHYMRDRKPYDLRKLMLAYNVFQVVVCYCLIRQLVRHGWTFRYLYTCELADYSSSKDAIGFLHAAYLNYCVKTAELVETVLFALRKKRSQISFLHVYHHVFTYMLAWIFAKYVGGSMLTYTIIVNSLVHMCMYSYYLLAVIPDYVPFSLSKLKRYITALQILQLGSILVNIMFAMRSSCAIPRTHILLYAPYMVVLISMFINFYMKTYSGITRALNVCYTDGGVRKKVK from the exons ATGGAGTCGAATGTGACCGAAACCATTGGGGAGTCACTGCAGCAACAGTTTGACCATTGGTACACCTTTCTGGTGGAGGATCTGAGCGACAAGCGTACGGCTCATCTACCGTTCCTGCACAGTCCGCTATGGCCCGTGTCGGTGCTCTCCCTCTACTTCCTGCTCGTGTTCTACTGGATACCGCA CTACATGCGCGATCGCAAACCGTACGATCTGCGCAAACTAATGCTGGCGTACAACGTGTTCCAGGTGGTGGTGTGCTACTGTCTGATACGGCAGCTCGTACGGCACGGCTGGACCTTCCGCTATCTGTACACGTGCGAGCTGGCCGACTACTCGAGCAGCAAGGACGCGATCGGGTTCCTGCACGCCGCCTACCTCAACTACTGCGTCAAAACGGCGGAGCTGGTTGAGACTGTTCTGTTTGCGCTGCGCAAGAAGCGCAGCCAGATTTCCTTCCTGCACGTCTACCACCATGTGTTCACCTATATGTTGGCCTGGATCTTCGCCAAATACGTTGGAG GAAGCATGCTCACGTACACCATCATCGTCAATTCGCTGGTCCACATGTGCATGTACTCGTACTATCTGCTCGCGGTCATACCGGACTATGTGCCCTTTTCCCTGAGCAAGCTGAAACGATACATCACCGCACTGCAGATT CTACAGCTTGGCAGCATCCTGGTGAATATCATGTTCGCGATGCGTAGTAGTTGCGCCATTCCGCGTACCCACATCCTGCTGTACGCACCGTACATGGTGGTGCTCATATCGATGTTCATCAACTTCTACATGAAGACGTACAGTGGCATTACCAGGGCACTCAACGTTTGCTATACCGACGGCGGTGTCCGCAAGAAGGTTAAATAG
- the LOC128305117 gene encoding elongation of very long chain fatty acids protein AAEL008004-like → MDLYQYYIYENADQRTKNWFLAGSPFPIIGIILCYLALVYYIVPRYMRNREAYQLKTFMGFYNLFQVVYCVFLITNLVKAGWRPYFFYRCVETDYSNEPKAMLMVETTWYLLMIKLFELLETVLFVLRKKQNQVSVLHVYHHISTFAIAYIYTKYIGGSMLTFSIVANCVVHIIMYSYYFMSAYDVPLFKFLVAKYKKYITKIQLIQFCLMMANNLFGLNPHCNVSRPFLAMYIPNIFILMYLFYDFYKKSYSKSKPSKVKQ, encoded by the exons ATGGACCTGTACCAGTATTACATCTACGAAAATGCCG ATCAGCGAACAAAAAACTGGTTTCTGGCGGGGTCACCGTTTCCAATCATTGGCATCATTCTCTGCTATCTAGCATTGGTGTACTACATCGTGCCTAG GTACATGCGAAATCGGGAGGCTTACCAGCTGAAGACTTTCATGGGATTTTACAACCTGTTCCAGGTGGTGTACTGTGTGTTCCTCATTACAAAT CTAGTAAAGGCAGGATGGAGACCGTACTTTTTCTACCGATGCGTCGAAACCGACTACTCGAACGAACCGAAGGCGATGCTGATGGTCGAAACAACGTGGTACCTGCTGATGATCAAACTGTTCGAGCTGCTCGAGACGGTTCTGTTTGTGCTGCGTAAGAAACAGAACCAGGTGTCGGTGCTGCACGTGTACCATCACATAAGCACCTTTGCGATAGCGTACATCTACACCAAATATATTGGAG GAAGCATGCTTACGTTCTCGATCGTGGCGAACTGTGTCGTCCACATCATCATGTACTCGTACTACTTCATGTCCGCGTACGATGTGCCGCTGTTCAAATTCCTcgtggcaaagtacaaaaaatacatcacCAAAATTCAACTG ATCCAGTTCTGTCTGATGATGGCGAACAATCTGTTCGGGCTCAATCCGCACTGTAACGTGTCCCGACCGTTTCTGGCCATGTACATACCGAACATCTTCATCCTGATGTATCTGTTCTACGATTTCTACAAGAAATCGTACAGCAAATCGAAACCGAGCAAAGTGAAGCAATAG